One genomic segment of Helianthus annuus cultivar XRQ/B chromosome 14, HanXRQr2.0-SUNRISE, whole genome shotgun sequence includes these proteins:
- the LOC110904180 gene encoding uncharacterized protein LOC110904180 isoform X2 encodes MTQFSGSSCSAMIVKVAVAVVGGLIGWAYMRIKPPPPRICGSPGGPPITSPRVRLDDGRHLAYREWGVSKDEAKHKIIVSHGFDSSKDLTLPLSQELIEELQIYILSFDRAGYGESDPHPKRTVKSEAFDIQELADKLHIGPKFYVMGLSMGAYATWSCLKYIPHRLSGASLIVPFVNYWWPCLPADMAKKCFELLLAQDRWTFCVAHYAPWLFHWWMNQKIFPSLSMLAGKLDIFSESDLEFFKNQPPNPDDNQEKRRQQGVYECLYRDIMAGYGKWEFDPLDISNPWPDNNGAAHIWQGCEDRVIPYKINRFLSEKLPFVRYHEVPGKGHFLAFDSGLCEEIFRTLVAG; translated from the exons ATGACACAATTTTCGGGTTCGTCGTGTTCAG CAATGATTGTGAAAGTAGCGGTAGCAGTGGTTGGCGGTTTGATTGGATGGGCTTATATGCGAATCAAGCCGCCGCCACCTAGAATATGTGGATCACCAGGCGGTCCGCCTATAACTTCGCCGCGGGTACGACTTGATGATGGAAGGCATTTAGCTTACAGAGAGTGGGGTGTCTCGAAAGATGAGGCTAAACACAAGATTATTGTAAGTCATGGCTTCGATAGCTCCAAAGACTTGACACTACCTCTTTCACAG GAACTTATTGAGGAGCTGCAAATTTACATTCTTTCATTTGACAGAGCAGGTTATGGAGAGAGTGATCCGCATCCAAAACGCACCGTCAAAAGTGAAGCATTTGATATTCAAGAATTAGCTGATAAATTGCATATTGGTCCCAAATTCTATGTAATGGGATTATCAATGGGTGCATATGCTACTTGGAGTTGCCTTAAGTACATACCACACAG GTTGTCAGGGGCTTCACTTATAGTTCCGTTTGTGAATTACTGGTGGCCATGTTTACCTGCTGATATGGCTAAAAAATGCTTCGAGCTACTGCTTGCTCAAGACAGGTGGACATTTTGTGTGGCACATTACGCCCCGTGGTTGTTTCATTGGTGGATGAATCAAAAAATATTTCCATCATTAAGTATGTTGGCGGGAAAATTGGATATATTTTCCGAATCAGATTTGGAGTTCTTCAAGAACCAGCCACCAAACCCAGACGATAATCAG GAAAAGAGACGTCAGCAAGGAGTTTATGAATGTCTGTATCGTGACATAATGGCTGGTTACGGAAAATGGGAGTTTGACCCGTTGGATATAAGTAATCCATGGCCAGACAACAATGGTGCTGCGCATATTTGGCAGGGCTGCGAAGATAGAGTCATACCATATAAAATAAATCGGTTTCTTTCTGAAAAGCTTCCGTTTGTTCGGTATCATGAGGTTCCAGGCAAAGGGCATTTCTTAGCTTTTGACAGCGGGTTATGCGAAGAAATCTTTAGGACCCTTGTGGCTGGATGA
- the LOC110904180 gene encoding uncharacterized protein LOC110904180 isoform X1 translates to MMPLLHPSNYQQLHSSVSHYHFAMIVKVAVAVVGGLIGWAYMRIKPPPPRICGSPGGPPITSPRVRLDDGRHLAYREWGVSKDEAKHKIIVSHGFDSSKDLTLPLSQELIEELQIYILSFDRAGYGESDPHPKRTVKSEAFDIQELADKLHIGPKFYVMGLSMGAYATWSCLKYIPHRLSGASLIVPFVNYWWPCLPADMAKKCFELLLAQDRWTFCVAHYAPWLFHWWMNQKIFPSLSMLAGKLDIFSESDLEFFKNQPPNPDDNQEKRRQQGVYECLYRDIMAGYGKWEFDPLDISNPWPDNNGAAHIWQGCEDRVIPYKINRFLSEKLPFVRYHEVPGKGHFLAFDSGLCEEIFRTLVAG, encoded by the exons ATGATGCCATTGCTCCATCCATCAAATTATCAGCAGCTTCACTCCTCAGTCAGTCACTACCACTTCG CAATGATTGTGAAAGTAGCGGTAGCAGTGGTTGGCGGTTTGATTGGATGGGCTTATATGCGAATCAAGCCGCCGCCACCTAGAATATGTGGATCACCAGGCGGTCCGCCTATAACTTCGCCGCGGGTACGACTTGATGATGGAAGGCATTTAGCTTACAGAGAGTGGGGTGTCTCGAAAGATGAGGCTAAACACAAGATTATTGTAAGTCATGGCTTCGATAGCTCCAAAGACTTGACACTACCTCTTTCACAG GAACTTATTGAGGAGCTGCAAATTTACATTCTTTCATTTGACAGAGCAGGTTATGGAGAGAGTGATCCGCATCCAAAACGCACCGTCAAAAGTGAAGCATTTGATATTCAAGAATTAGCTGATAAATTGCATATTGGTCCCAAATTCTATGTAATGGGATTATCAATGGGTGCATATGCTACTTGGAGTTGCCTTAAGTACATACCACACAG GTTGTCAGGGGCTTCACTTATAGTTCCGTTTGTGAATTACTGGTGGCCATGTTTACCTGCTGATATGGCTAAAAAATGCTTCGAGCTACTGCTTGCTCAAGACAGGTGGACATTTTGTGTGGCACATTACGCCCCGTGGTTGTTTCATTGGTGGATGAATCAAAAAATATTTCCATCATTAAGTATGTTGGCGGGAAAATTGGATATATTTTCCGAATCAGATTTGGAGTTCTTCAAGAACCAGCCACCAAACCCAGACGATAATCAG GAAAAGAGACGTCAGCAAGGAGTTTATGAATGTCTGTATCGTGACATAATGGCTGGTTACGGAAAATGGGAGTTTGACCCGTTGGATATAAGTAATCCATGGCCAGACAACAATGGTGCTGCGCATATTTGGCAGGGCTGCGAAGATAGAGTCATACCATATAAAATAAATCGGTTTCTTTCTGAAAAGCTTCCGTTTGTTCGGTATCATGAGGTTCCAGGCAAAGGGCATTTCTTAGCTTTTGACAGCGGGTTATGCGAAGAAATCTTTAGGACCCTTGTGGCTGGATGA
- the LOC110904178 gene encoding 60S ribosomal protein L10a-1: MSKLQSEALREAITQITTDAKEKKRNFTETIELQIGLKNYDPQKDKRFSGTVKLPHIPRPKLKVCMLGDAQHVEEAQKIGLEYMDVEGLKKLNKNKKLVKKLAKKHQAFLASESVIKQIPRLLGPGLNKAGKFPTLVSHQESLEAKVNETKATVKFQLKKVLCMGVAVGNCSMEEKQIFQNVQMSVNFLVSLLKKNWQNVRCLYLKTTMGKPVRIF, translated from the exons ATGAG TAAGCTTCAAAGTGAAGCCCTCAGAGAGGCAATTACTCAGATCACTACTGATGCTAAAGAAAAGAAGCGTAATTTTACTGAAACCATTGAGCTTCAAATTGGTTTGAAGAATTATGATCCGCAAAAGGACAAACGTTTCAGTGGTACAGTGAAGTTGCCTCACATTCCTCGCCCAAAATTGAAAGTTTGCATGCTTGGAGATGCCCAGCATGTTGAAGAG GCCCAAAAAATAGGACTTGAGTATATGGATGTTGAGGGACTGAAGAAGCTGAACAAGAACAAGAAGTTGGTGAAGAAGCTTGCTAAAAAACACCAAGCTTTCTTGGCTTCTGAGTCTGTCATCAAGCAAATTCCTCGTTTGTTGGGTCCTGGTCTAAACAAAGCTG GTAAGTTCCCGACACTTGTTAGTCATCAGGAATCCCTCGAGGCGAAAGTCAATGAGACCAAAGCAACGGTCAAGTTTCAACTAAAGAAGGTGCTCTGCATGGGAGTGGCTGTTGGAAACTGCAGCATGGAGGAAAAGCAAATTTTCCAAAACGTTCAAATGAGTGTCAATTTCTTAGTTTCTTTGCTAAAGAAGAATTGGCAAAAT GTGAGATGCTTATACTTGAAGACAACCATGGGGAAGCCAGTTCGCATCTTTTAA